In the genome of Mucisphaera calidilacus, one region contains:
- a CDS encoding carbon-nitrogen hydrolase, which produces MGSPDSITLGLVQHACPVDADPAHSLTRATDLIRDAAARGADLVVTQELFTGHYFPQTEDPHHFQLAQAIPGPTTRHLCGLAAELGIEISASLFERRAPGLFHNTSVMISHTGQITGTYRKMHIPDDPRFYEKYYFTPGDAPAPGTTNGPDAGFKNHPTRFADVGMLVCWDQWYPEAARVTALLGANVLLYPTAIGWHHEETDAEKQRQRDAWQTVQRAHAIANGVYVAAVNRTGTENELTFWGSSFIADPGGTIIAQAPADEEAVLVAECDLTRIQEARINWPFLRDRRVDAYGDLIKRMLDGT; this is translated from the coding sequence GTGGGTTCGCCAGATTCGATCACACTCGGGCTTGTCCAGCACGCATGCCCCGTGGACGCGGACCCCGCCCACAGCCTCACCCGGGCCACCGACCTGATCCGCGACGCCGCCGCGCGCGGCGCCGACCTCGTTGTCACTCAGGAACTCTTCACCGGTCACTACTTCCCCCAGACCGAAGACCCGCATCACTTCCAACTCGCCCAGGCTATCCCCGGCCCAACCACCCGGCACCTCTGCGGCCTCGCCGCAGAGCTGGGCATCGAGATCTCCGCCTCGCTCTTCGAAAGGCGAGCCCCCGGCCTCTTCCACAACACCTCCGTCATGATCAGCCACACCGGCCAGATCACCGGCACCTACCGGAAGATGCACATCCCCGACGACCCCCGCTTCTACGAGAAGTACTACTTCACCCCAGGCGACGCCCCCGCCCCCGGCACCACCAACGGACCCGACGCGGGCTTCAAGAACCACCCGACCCGCTTCGCCGACGTCGGCATGCTCGTCTGCTGGGACCAGTGGTACCCCGAAGCCGCACGCGTCACGGCACTTCTCGGCGCCAACGTCCTGCTCTACCCCACCGCCATCGGCTGGCACCACGAGGAAACCGACGCCGAGAAACAGCGCCAACGCGACGCCTGGCAGACCGTCCAGCGAGCCCACGCCATCGCCAACGGCGTCTATGTCGCTGCCGTCAACCGCACCGGCACCGAAAACGAACTCACCTTCTGGGGATCCTCCTTTATCGCCGACCCGGGCGGAACCATCATCGCCCAGGCGCCCGCCGACGAAGAAGCCGTCCTCGTCGCCGAGTGCGACCTCACACGCATCCAGGAAGCACGCATCAACTGGCCCTTCCTCCGCGACCGACGCGTCGACGCCTATGGCGACCTCATCAAACGCATGCTCGACGGCACCTGA
- a CDS encoding agmatine deiminase family protein, giving the protein MPPYFEATRDGESAVLRLGPTPAELGYRMPAEWEPQHRIWVTTPTNPDTFPGCLQEAQEQHAEWCGAMSRVVNVRATQSIGIAPEDAWIRDYGPIFLVDDKGGLAFNNYRFNAWGEKYPPWDKMDNVPDIIADFLENEIGKPVPHWKHDMVLEGGSFEVNGVGSLLTTEACLLHPNRNPTLSKQQIEANLAATLGVTNIIWMPRGLKGDDTDGHQDDLARWINTDTIVAIRAPQGHPDHEALEANWRALSDARDQNGHKLNLIELPNVSPAVTYDMPADYEAVRNDNGATTGSSGEHLPASYTNYLIANGHLFLPVFGRPSDDLAIKTYEQAAPHLTIVPIRCEWLIVGRGALHCLSQQEPAVDEMSPLRLD; this is encoded by the coding sequence ATGCCTCCCTACTTCGAAGCCACACGCGACGGCGAGTCCGCCGTCCTCCGCCTTGGCCCCACACCCGCCGAACTCGGCTACCGCATGCCCGCCGAGTGGGAACCCCAGCACCGCATCTGGGTCACCACCCCCACCAACCCCGACACGTTCCCCGGCTGCCTCCAGGAAGCCCAGGAACAACACGCCGAGTGGTGCGGCGCCATGTCCAGAGTCGTGAACGTCCGCGCCACCCAGTCCATCGGCATCGCCCCCGAAGACGCGTGGATCCGTGACTACGGCCCGATCTTCCTCGTCGACGACAAGGGCGGACTCGCCTTCAACAACTACCGCTTCAACGCCTGGGGCGAGAAATACCCCCCGTGGGACAAGATGGACAACGTCCCCGACATCATCGCCGATTTCCTGGAAAACGAGATCGGCAAGCCCGTCCCCCACTGGAAGCACGACATGGTCCTCGAGGGCGGGTCCTTCGAAGTCAATGGCGTCGGCTCGCTCCTCACCACCGAGGCCTGCCTGCTCCACCCCAATCGAAACCCCACCCTCAGCAAACAGCAGATCGAGGCCAACCTCGCCGCCACCCTGGGCGTCACCAACATCATCTGGATGCCACGCGGGCTCAAAGGCGACGACACCGACGGACACCAGGACGACCTCGCTCGATGGATCAACACCGACACCATCGTCGCCATCCGAGCACCCCAAGGCCACCCCGACCACGAAGCCCTCGAAGCCAACTGGCGCGCACTCTCCGACGCACGCGACCAGAACGGCCACAAACTCAACCTCATCGAACTCCCCAACGTCAGCCCCGCCGTCACCTACGACATGCCCGCCGACTACGAGGCAGTACGCAACGACAACGGCGCAACCACCGGCTCCTCAGGCGAACACCTCCCCGCCTCCTACACCAACTACCTCATCGCCAACGGACACCTCTTCCTCCCCGTCTTCGGCAGACCCTCCGACGACCTCGCCATCAAGACCTACGAACAGGCCGCACCCCACCTCACCATCGTCCCCATCCGATGCGAGTGGCTCATCGTCGGCAGGGGGGCCCTCCACTGCCTCTCCCAACAGGAACCCGCCGTCGACGAGATGTCACCCCTTCGCCTGGATTAA